The Equus caballus isolate H_3958 breed thoroughbred chromosome 22, TB-T2T, whole genome shotgun sequence genome window below encodes:
- the IDH3B gene encoding isocitrate dehydrogenase [NAD] subunit beta, mitochondrial isoform X1, producing MAALGGVRWLTRALVAAPNPGAWRSLGTSAVAHAASRSQAEDVRVEGAFPVTMLPGDGVGPELMHAVKEVFKAASVPVEFQEHHLSEVQNMASEEKLEQVLSSMKENKVAIIGKIHTPMEYKGELASYDMRLRRKLDLFANVVHVKSLPGYKTRHNNLDLVIIREQTEGEYSSLEHESARGVIECLKIVTRTKSQRIAKFAFDYATKKGRSKVTAVHKANIMKLGDGLFLQCCEEVAELYPKIKFETMIIDNCCMQLVQNPYQFDVLVMPNLYGNIIDNLAAGLVGGAGVVPGESYSAEYAVFETGARHPFAQAVGRNIANPTAMLLSASNMLRHLNLEYHSNMIADAVKKVIKVGKVRTRDMGGYSTTTDFIKSVIGHLHPYGG from the exons ATGGCGGCTCTCGGTGGCGTCCGCTGGTTGACCCGA GCGCTGGTTGCTGCCCCGAACCCGGGGGCATGGCGGAGCCTGGGTACCTCGGCGGTGGCGCACGCCGCCTCGCGGAGCCAG GCCGAGGATGTAAGGGTGGAGGGCGCCTTTCCCGTGACCATGCTCCCAGGAGACGGTGTGGGGCCTGAGCTGATGCACGCTGTCAAGGAGGTGTTCAAG GCTGCCTCTGTCCCGGTGGAGTTCCAGGAACATCACCTGAGCGAGGTACAGAATATGGCATCTGAGGAGAAGCTGGAGCAGGTGCTGAGTTCCATGAAGGAGAACAAGGTGGCCATCATTG GAAAGATCCACACCCCGATGGAGTATAAGGGGGAATTAGCCTCCTACGATATGCGGCTGAG GCGTAAGTTGGACTTGTTTGCCAATGTAGTCCATGTGAAGTCACTTCCTGGGTATAAGACTCGACACAACAATTTAGATCTGGTGATCATTCGGGAGCAGACAGAAGGGGAATACAGCTCTCTGGAACATGAG AGTGCAAGGGGTGTGATTGAGTGCTTGAAGATTGTCACTCGAACCAAATCTCAGCGGATTGCAAAGTTCGCCTTCGACTACGCCACTAAGAAGGGGCGGAGCAAGGTCACGGCTGTCCACAAGGCCAACATCAT GAAACTTGGGGATGGGTTATTCCTGCAGTGCTGTGAGGAAGTTGCTGAACTGTACCCCAAAATCAAGTTTGAGACAATGATCATAGACAACTGCTGCATGCAG CTGGTACAGAATCCTTACCAGTTTGATGTGCTGGTGATGCCCAATCTCTATGGGAACATTATCGACAATCTGGCTGCTGGCTTGGTTGGGGGAGCTGGTGTGGTCCCCGGTGAGAGCTACAGTGCAGAGTACGCAGTCTTTGAGACG GGTGCCCGGCACCCATTTgcccaggcagtgggcaggaATATAGCCAACCCCACCGCTATGCTGTTGTCAGCTTCCAACATGCTGCGGCATCTCAA TCTCGAGTATCACTCCAACATGATTGCAGATGCCGTGAAGAAGGTGATCAAAGTGGGCAAG GTGCGGACTCGAGACATGGGCGGCTACAGCACCACAACCGACTTCATCAAGTCTGTCATCGGCCACCTGCACCCTTATGGGGGCTAG
- the IDH3B gene encoding isocitrate dehydrogenase [NAD] subunit beta, mitochondrial isoform X3: MAALGGVRWLTRALVAAPNPGAWRSLGTSAVAHAASRSQAEDVRVEGAFPVTMLPGDGVGPELMHAVKEVFKAASVPVEFQEHHLSEVQNMASEEKLEQVLSSMKENKVAIIGKIHTPMEYKGELASYDMRLRRKLDLFANVVHVKSLPGYKTRHNNLDLVIIREQTEGEYSSLEHESARGVIECLKIVTRTKSQRIAKFAFDYATKKGRSKVTAVHKANIMKLGDGLFLQCCEEVAELYPKIKFETMIIDNCCMQLVQNPYQFDVLVMPNLYGNIIDNLAAGLVGGAGVVPGESYSAEYAVFETGARHPFAQAVGRNIANPTAMLLSASNMLRHLNLEYHSNMIADAVKKVIKVGKFPSALPSFLLHPLALLWAIFKPNLQLSLWGEYGGWRSRGR, encoded by the exons ATGGCGGCTCTCGGTGGCGTCCGCTGGTTGACCCGA GCGCTGGTTGCTGCCCCGAACCCGGGGGCATGGCGGAGCCTGGGTACCTCGGCGGTGGCGCACGCCGCCTCGCGGAGCCAG GCCGAGGATGTAAGGGTGGAGGGCGCCTTTCCCGTGACCATGCTCCCAGGAGACGGTGTGGGGCCTGAGCTGATGCACGCTGTCAAGGAGGTGTTCAAG GCTGCCTCTGTCCCGGTGGAGTTCCAGGAACATCACCTGAGCGAGGTACAGAATATGGCATCTGAGGAGAAGCTGGAGCAGGTGCTGAGTTCCATGAAGGAGAACAAGGTGGCCATCATTG GAAAGATCCACACCCCGATGGAGTATAAGGGGGAATTAGCCTCCTACGATATGCGGCTGAG GCGTAAGTTGGACTTGTTTGCCAATGTAGTCCATGTGAAGTCACTTCCTGGGTATAAGACTCGACACAACAATTTAGATCTGGTGATCATTCGGGAGCAGACAGAAGGGGAATACAGCTCTCTGGAACATGAG AGTGCAAGGGGTGTGATTGAGTGCTTGAAGATTGTCACTCGAACCAAATCTCAGCGGATTGCAAAGTTCGCCTTCGACTACGCCACTAAGAAGGGGCGGAGCAAGGTCACGGCTGTCCACAAGGCCAACATCAT GAAACTTGGGGATGGGTTATTCCTGCAGTGCTGTGAGGAAGTTGCTGAACTGTACCCCAAAATCAAGTTTGAGACAATGATCATAGACAACTGCTGCATGCAG CTGGTACAGAATCCTTACCAGTTTGATGTGCTGGTGATGCCCAATCTCTATGGGAACATTATCGACAATCTGGCTGCTGGCTTGGTTGGGGGAGCTGGTGTGGTCCCCGGTGAGAGCTACAGTGCAGAGTACGCAGTCTTTGAGACG GGTGCCCGGCACCCATTTgcccaggcagtgggcaggaATATAGCCAACCCCACCGCTATGCTGTTGTCAGCTTCCAACATGCTGCGGCATCTCAA TCTCGAGTATCACTCCAACATGATTGCAGATGCCGTGAAGAAGGTGATCAAAGTGGGCAAG TTCCCATctgctcttccctctttcctgctCCATCCCTTGGCTCTTTTATGGGCCATCTTCAAGCCAAACTTGCAGCTGTCTCTCTGGGGGGAGTATGGGGgatggaggagcagagggagataG
- the IDH3B gene encoding isocitrate dehydrogenase [NAD] subunit beta, mitochondrial isoform X2 yields MAALGGVRWLTRALVAAPNPGAWRSLGTSAVAHAASRSQAEDVRVEGAFPVTMLPGDGVGPELMHAVKEVFKAASVPVEFQEHHLSEVQNMASEEKLEQVLSSMKENKVAIIGKIHTPMEYKGELASYDMRLRRKLDLFANVVHVKSLPGYKTRHNNLDLVIIREQTEGEYSSLEHESARGVIECLKIVTRTKSQRIAKFAFDYATKKGRSKVTAVHKANIMKLGDGLFLQCCEEVAELYPKIKFETMIIDNCCMQLVQNPYQFDVLVMPNLYGNIIDNLAAGLVGGAGVVPGESYSAEYAVFETGARHPFAQAVGRNIANPTAMLLSASNMLRHLNLEYHSNMIADAVKKVIKVGKVRTSDMGGYATCQDFTEAVIDALSRP; encoded by the exons ATGGCGGCTCTCGGTGGCGTCCGCTGGTTGACCCGA GCGCTGGTTGCTGCCCCGAACCCGGGGGCATGGCGGAGCCTGGGTACCTCGGCGGTGGCGCACGCCGCCTCGCGGAGCCAG GCCGAGGATGTAAGGGTGGAGGGCGCCTTTCCCGTGACCATGCTCCCAGGAGACGGTGTGGGGCCTGAGCTGATGCACGCTGTCAAGGAGGTGTTCAAG GCTGCCTCTGTCCCGGTGGAGTTCCAGGAACATCACCTGAGCGAGGTACAGAATATGGCATCTGAGGAGAAGCTGGAGCAGGTGCTGAGTTCCATGAAGGAGAACAAGGTGGCCATCATTG GAAAGATCCACACCCCGATGGAGTATAAGGGGGAATTAGCCTCCTACGATATGCGGCTGAG GCGTAAGTTGGACTTGTTTGCCAATGTAGTCCATGTGAAGTCACTTCCTGGGTATAAGACTCGACACAACAATTTAGATCTGGTGATCATTCGGGAGCAGACAGAAGGGGAATACAGCTCTCTGGAACATGAG AGTGCAAGGGGTGTGATTGAGTGCTTGAAGATTGTCACTCGAACCAAATCTCAGCGGATTGCAAAGTTCGCCTTCGACTACGCCACTAAGAAGGGGCGGAGCAAGGTCACGGCTGTCCACAAGGCCAACATCAT GAAACTTGGGGATGGGTTATTCCTGCAGTGCTGTGAGGAAGTTGCTGAACTGTACCCCAAAATCAAGTTTGAGACAATGATCATAGACAACTGCTGCATGCAG CTGGTACAGAATCCTTACCAGTTTGATGTGCTGGTGATGCCCAATCTCTATGGGAACATTATCGACAATCTGGCTGCTGGCTTGGTTGGGGGAGCTGGTGTGGTCCCCGGTGAGAGCTACAGTGCAGAGTACGCAGTCTTTGAGACG GGTGCCCGGCACCCATTTgcccaggcagtgggcaggaATATAGCCAACCCCACCGCTATGCTGTTGTCAGCTTCCAACATGCTGCGGCATCTCAA TCTCGAGTATCACTCCAACATGATTGCAGATGCCGTGAAGAAGGTGATCAAAGTGGGCAAG GTTCGAACTTCTGACATGGGTGGCTATGCTACCTGCCAAGACTTCACTGAGGCTGTCATTGATGCCCTGTCCCGCCCATAG